Proteins from one Bactrocera dorsalis isolate Fly_Bdor unplaced genomic scaffold, ASM2337382v1 BdCtg063, whole genome shotgun sequence genomic window:
- the LOC125780088 gene encoding uncharacterized protein LOC125780088, whose amino-acid sequence MQVDQFKLLRSLIKRRIAKQCHIRRPIPAECRLAITLVYLAHGVCRQMLAWAFRVGVSTIGKILLETSAAIWDELSGIYLAQPNEHEWREIADSFYIKTGMPHVVGAVDGKHVQIKCPRKSGSLYFNNKQYFSIVLLAVCDSKYTFTAVDIGAYGSQSDGGALKISGFGNRILNGTMNLPEAENLPRSATKFPFYYVGDAAFPLTKHLMRPYPGKCLEANKYHFNKCLSRARVTIENTFGILVARWRVLNNSLDMFPENANTIVGATLILHNFVKFHNAEFYCPNNFVDHVNESGILIEEQWRQFVAPLHQSTILSSANARRSAFDTRDLLKNYLFLNK is encoded by the exons ATGCAAGTGGATCAATTTAAGCTTCTTCGAAGCTTAATTAAAAGGCGTATAGCAAAACAGTGTCATATACGTCGTCCAATACCAGCAGAATGTCGCCTGGCAATAACATTAGT ATATTTGGCCCATGGAGTTTGCCGCCAGATGTTGGCTTGGGCTTTTCGAGTAGGAGTATCAACaattggcaaaattttattggaaacaTCCGCAGCCATTTGGGATGAACTTTCAGGAATATACTTGGCGCAACCAAATGAACATGAGTGGAGGGAAATAGCCGATTCATTTTACATCAAGACAGGCATGCCTCATGTTGTAGGAGCTGTTGACGGCAAACATGTCCAAATAAAGTGTCCGCGAAAATCCGGATCACTGTATTTTAATAATAAGCAATATTTTAGTATTGTGTTGTTAGCCGTTTGTGATAGCAAATATACATTCACCGCAGTAGACATTGGAGCTTACGGAAGCCAAAGTGATGGCGGAGCGTTAAAAATCAGTGGTTTTGGAAATAGAATATTAAACGGAACAATGAACCTACCAGAAGCAGAAAATCTTCCACGTAGTGCGACAAAATTCCCATTTTATTATGTGGGAGATGCTGCTTTTCCGTTGACAAAACATTTGATGAGGCCATATCCGGGAAAGTGTTTGGAAGCAAACAAATACCACTTCAATAAATGTTTATCCAGAGCGCGGGTTAcaattgaaaatacatttgGCATTTTAGTGGCTAGATGGCGAGTTCTCAATAATTCTTTGGATATGTTTCCCGAAAATGCCAATACCATAGTTGGAGCTAcattaattttacataattttgtaaagTTCCATAACGCCGAATTCTATTGTCCCAACAACTTCGTTGACCACGTAAATGAAAGTGGCATTCTAATTGAAGAGCAGTGGAGACAATTTGTAGCGCCATTACATCAGAGTACGATATTATCAAGCGCTAACGCAAGACGAAGTGCTTTTGATACCCGAGAtcttcttaaaaattatctcttcCTTAATAAATAA